A region of Mesorhizobium sp. AR02 DNA encodes the following proteins:
- the dhaL gene encoding dihydroxyacetone kinase subunit DhaL has product MSDNAARRLSRMFYRISIAIEAGKDRLSDLDGAIGDADHGITMSLGFMAVNAYLAKLNLDDTPPSEIFTAAASAFLDAVGASTGPLYATAFRRAAQALKQDECLSLADQAAIIKAMTTGIMERGKGQRGDKTMLDVWIPATEAAHNAQARNAGGTDMWNSILEAAEAGANATRSMVAARGRAARLGERSLGHMDPGAASAVIILRAMKDTFTESEPRH; this is encoded by the coding sequence ATGTCGGACAATGCCGCACGACGCCTGAGCAGGATGTTCTACCGCATATCGATCGCCATCGAGGCGGGAAAGGATCGGCTGTCCGATCTGGACGGCGCCATCGGCGACGCCGACCACGGCATCACCATGTCGCTCGGCTTCATGGCCGTGAATGCGTATCTGGCCAAGCTCAATCTCGACGACACGCCTCCCTCGGAGATCTTCACGGCCGCCGCCTCGGCCTTCCTCGACGCCGTCGGCGCCTCCACCGGACCGCTCTACGCGACCGCATTCCGAAGGGCCGCGCAGGCCCTCAAGCAGGATGAATGCCTCTCGCTCGCCGACCAGGCGGCGATCATCAAAGCGATGACGACCGGCATCATGGAGCGCGGCAAGGGGCAGCGCGGCGACAAGACCATGCTGGACGTGTGGATCCCCGCCACTGAAGCCGCGCATAACGCGCAGGCCCGCAATGCCGGTGGCACGGATATGTGGAACAGCATCCTCGAAGCCGCGGAAGCCGGCGCGAACGCGACGCGGTCCATGGTGGCGGCGCGCGGGCGGGCGGCGCGGCTCGGGGAGCGGTCGCTCGGCCACATGGACCCGGGCGCCGCCTCGGCCGTGATCATCCTGCGCGCGATGAAGGACACCTTCACCGAAAGCGAGCCTCGGCACTGA
- a CDS encoding PqqD family peptide modification chaperone produces the protein MRDCDAYAVASRDIVFESFDGEAVVLNLANGKYFGFSDSGSRVWQALSSGVDTQALIGLAAGGSTLGAAELEHFISQLLELGLLVRSEAAAQPLPGDLAAELAATNEPLNVSIHDDLADLIIVDPIHEVEEPLGWPAVKQAS, from the coding sequence ATGCGTGATTGCGACGCCTATGCGGTTGCGAGCAGGGATATCGTCTTCGAATCCTTCGATGGCGAGGCCGTGGTGCTCAACCTTGCCAACGGCAAGTATTTCGGCTTCTCCGATTCCGGCAGCAGGGTCTGGCAAGCGCTCTCGTCCGGGGTCGATACCCAGGCCCTGATCGGGCTGGCCGCCGGCGGTTCGACACTCGGCGCGGCTGAACTCGAACACTTCATCTCGCAATTGCTCGAACTGGGGTTGCTGGTGCGTTCGGAAGCGGCGGCGCAACCGCTGCCCGGCGATTTGGCTGCCGAGCTTGCCGCCACGAACGAGCCGCTCAATGTGAGCATTCACGACGACCTTGCCGACCTGATCATCGTGGATCCCATCCACGAGGTCGAGGAACCCCTGGGCTGGCCGGCGGTCAAGCAGGCATCCTGA
- a CDS encoding serine kinase: MPRVTLETLPDYARYLITAAEATHYPATRTVRLPRLELTAHVAPGVLAEALGHAFLEAEDDQAEPSACRIFTVHPGIDGIPEPARWGDAHFTEYSFAERLAGAGLRGHYFHDLDFWQVYDPQRRVGVQLMESADAFPPWEPAAPLRAFLHWDYAARGMRLTHAGTLGANGKGVLLAGAGGAGKSGTVAAGLLNGLDSVGDDYVLIDLGGGVTARPLFSTLKQDPQGFARLGLKQRLRIDSPLNWQGKHTFHIADIAPRPVPAALDIVALVVPHIGGGETSSIVPVSRRDAMIALAPSGIMQMPGERESGFRFFGDLTRLLPSYRLSLGTHPEEIAGTVADFLTRVVS, encoded by the coding sequence ATGCCGCGCGTCACGCTCGAAACCTTGCCGGATTACGCCCGGTATCTCATCACCGCCGCTGAAGCCACACATTATCCGGCCACGCGGACGGTCCGCCTGCCCCGGCTGGAGCTGACCGCGCATGTCGCTCCCGGCGTGCTTGCCGAGGCGCTCGGCCACGCCTTCTTGGAGGCCGAGGATGACCAGGCGGAGCCATCGGCATGCCGTATCTTTACCGTTCATCCCGGTATTGACGGCATCCCTGAGCCCGCACGGTGGGGCGACGCACATTTCACTGAATACAGTTTTGCAGAACGGCTCGCCGGGGCCGGGCTGCGTGGCCACTATTTTCACGATCTGGATTTCTGGCAGGTCTACGATCCGCAACGCCGCGTTGGCGTGCAATTGATGGAATCGGCCGATGCCTTTCCGCCCTGGGAGCCAGCAGCGCCGCTGCGGGCCTTCCTGCATTGGGACTATGCGGCGCGCGGCATGCGGCTGACCCATGCCGGCACGCTTGGCGCCAATGGCAAGGGCGTGCTGCTCGCCGGCGCCGGCGGTGCCGGCAAGTCCGGCACGGTCGCCGCCGGTCTGCTCAACGGGCTCGACAGCGTCGGCGACGACTATGTGCTGATCGATCTCGGCGGCGGCGTGACCGCGCGGCCGCTGTTTTCAACGCTGAAGCAGGACCCGCAAGGTTTCGCACGGCTGGGCCTGAAGCAGCGGCTGAGGATCGACAGCCCCTTGAACTGGCAGGGCAAGCACACTTTTCACATTGCCGACATCGCGCCCCGGCCCGTGCCTGCAGCGCTGGACATCGTTGCGCTGGTGGTGCCACATATCGGCGGTGGCGAGACGAGTTCGATCGTGCCGGTGTCGCGTCGAGACGCCATGATAGCACTGGCACCGTCGGGCATCATGCAGATGCCGGGGGAGCGCGAAAGCGGCTTCCGTTTCTTCGGCGATCTCACTCGCCTGCTGCCAAGCTATCGTCTGTCCCTGGGAACGCATCCTGAGGAGATTGCCGGCACTGTTGCGGATTTTCTAACACGAGTTGTTTCGTGA
- a CDS encoding glycosyltransferase family 2 protein translates to MKLSVIMPVYNRERYVVSALRSLLRQRDAADLDIIVIDDGSTDGSAEAVRSMMVETPCIRLFRQENMGVTRTRNAGLRLLKPETELVSFLDSDDVSPAGRFKADIACFQADPGLELTYSLMMLVDGIDDDRLEPGPDSHFMTVRGIHLSAAIFSRKLVDRIGGFDEAFSQAEDTDYLLRTFESGPRFVMPDTVALYYRRHPGNMTKQADTSLREFMRAIHKSMKRRKADPSLCGIEGIFDVKELANWRFT, encoded by the coding sequence GTGAAGTTGAGCGTGATCATGCCCGTCTACAACCGCGAACGCTATGTCGTTTCGGCCTTGCGCTCACTGCTGCGGCAGCGCGATGCCGCCGATCTCGACATCATCGTCATCGACGACGGCTCGACCGACGGTTCGGCGGAGGCGGTGCGTTCGATGATGGTCGAGACCCCCTGCATCCGCCTGTTCCGACAAGAGAATATGGGCGTGACCCGAACCCGCAATGCTGGTCTCAGGCTGCTCAAACCGGAAACGGAGCTCGTGTCGTTCCTCGATTCGGACGATGTCTCGCCTGCCGGACGATTCAAGGCCGATATCGCCTGCTTTCAGGCCGACCCAGGTCTCGAGCTTACCTATTCCCTCATGATGCTGGTCGACGGCATTGACGACGACAGGCTGGAACCCGGGCCTGACAGCCATTTCATGACCGTGCGGGGAATTCATCTGTCGGCGGCGATTTTCTCGCGCAAGCTCGTCGACCGGATCGGCGGCTTCGACGAGGCCTTCAGCCAGGCCGAAGACACCGACTACCTGCTGCGCACCTTTGAAAGCGGCCCCAGATTCGTCATGCCGGATACCGTGGCGCTCTATTACAGACGTCACCCCGGCAACATGACGAAGCAGGCCGACACATCCCTTCGGGAGTTCATGCGGGCCATCCACAAATCGATGAAACGGCGCAAGGCCGACCCCTCACTGTGCGGGATCGAAGGCATCTTCGATGTCAAGGAACTCGCCAATTGGCGTTTCACGTAG
- a CDS encoding glycosyltransferase family 2 protein, with protein sequence MRTYGVVIPAFNASGTIAETLLSVAAQTVRPDLVVIVDDGSTDDLASAIGGTDLPVQLLRQANAGPGSATTRGIAALSTPLVATLDADDLWLPNKIERQLAHLDKSPATSGVFCQWRNFRNDQPDAPEAAAVPGWSRTTMMIRRDVAGTVGPIVDPPGGRGEMIDWIARAREAGLALDMLDEVLALRRIRPGSLSYGRDAARDRGYLEVARLAMLRRAQNKTGSS encoded by the coding sequence ATGCGGACCTATGGCGTCGTCATCCCGGCCTTCAACGCCAGCGGCACCATCGCCGAGACGCTGCTATCGGTCGCGGCGCAGACGGTGCGCCCTGACCTGGTGGTGATCGTCGACGATGGTTCAACCGACGATCTGGCTTCAGCGATCGGCGGAACGGACCTGCCGGTGCAACTGCTGCGCCAGGCAAATGCCGGGCCTGGCAGCGCTACGACCCGAGGCATCGCCGCCCTGTCGACGCCGCTCGTCGCGACGCTCGATGCGGACGACCTCTGGCTGCCGAACAAGATCGAGAGGCAGCTCGCGCATCTCGACAAATCTCCCGCGACATCGGGGGTCTTCTGTCAGTGGCGGAATTTCCGCAACGACCAGCCCGACGCGCCCGAGGCCGCGGCCGTGCCGGGCTGGTCGCGGACCACCATGATGATCCGCCGCGATGTCGCCGGGACGGTTGGACCCATCGTCGATCCGCCGGGCGGCCGTGGCGAAATGATCGACTGGATCGCCCGGGCGCGCGAGGCGGGCCTTGCCCTCGACATGCTGGACGAGGTGCTGGCGCTGCGCCGCATTCGGCCGGGCAGCCTGTCCTATGGACGCGATGCGGCCCGCGATCGCGGCTATCTCGAAGTGGCGCGGCTCGCCATGCTGCGGCGGGCGCAGAACAAGACCGGCTCGAGCTGA
- a CDS encoding glycosyltransferase family 87 protein — protein sequence MAPVDQTARNRSDLRFAALVLCTGILIGLRYHLALWTFDEHGFSELSDRLPYWDFTNLWAGGRMALDGHVAWLFDVDTYRAALRQMFSPDLPNQEWSYPPSILIFGAPLALLPIFSAYFIWTFGTVFCLWLAVRPLKMGTLAEAAICVCPAVFVNAIFGQNGALTTALLIGGLAIAPKRPILAGLLFGLLTVKPHLGILVPFCLLASGNWRAIVAAALSSAALFILTGAALGFDVWRLFWTETRPLMTAILEAPYPQPYQANAATMFFLARACGAGLTVAYAMQAVATIAAIAAAIWVWLPWRQVQHGERVVLTAVLATVATPYGYSYDTVGLAVAVAYLFSRRANIARLFLALVWLYPAIAHLVNFVGLGIGILVPLSLSAWMLADIRARERGPLVSTAIDGQTS from the coding sequence ATGGCACCGGTCGATCAGACTGCCCGCAATCGATCCGATCTCCGTTTCGCGGCACTTGTGCTGTGCACCGGGATTCTGATCGGCCTGCGCTACCATCTTGCTCTGTGGACCTTCGACGAGCACGGCTTCTCCGAACTCAGCGACCGGCTGCCCTACTGGGATTTCACCAATCTGTGGGCCGGCGGGCGCATGGCGCTCGACGGCCATGTTGCCTGGCTGTTCGACGTCGACACCTATCGCGCGGCCTTGCGGCAGATGTTCTCGCCCGATCTTCCCAATCAGGAATGGAGCTACCCGCCCAGCATCCTCATCTTCGGCGCGCCGCTGGCGCTGCTGCCGATTTTTTCGGCCTATTTCATCTGGACCTTCGGCACCGTCTTCTGCCTGTGGCTGGCGGTGCGGCCGCTGAAAATGGGCACGCTTGCCGAAGCGGCCATCTGTGTGTGTCCGGCCGTATTCGTCAACGCTATTTTCGGTCAGAACGGCGCCTTGACCACCGCTCTCCTCATCGGCGGACTGGCCATCGCGCCAAAGCGGCCGATCCTTGCCGGGCTGCTGTTCGGGTTGCTGACGGTCAAGCCGCATCTCGGCATTCTGGTCCCGTTCTGCCTGCTGGCCAGCGGCAACTGGCGCGCCATCGTCGCCGCCGCCCTGTCATCGGCAGCGCTGTTCATTTTGACTGGCGCCGCACTCGGCTTCGACGTCTGGCGGCTGTTCTGGACCGAAACCCGTCCCTTGATGACGGCGATACTGGAGGCGCCCTATCCGCAGCCCTACCAGGCCAACGCCGCAACCATGTTCTTCCTGGCGCGCGCATGCGGGGCGGGACTGACAGTTGCCTATGCAATGCAGGCGGTTGCGACGATCGCCGCCATCGCCGCCGCCATCTGGGTCTGGCTGCCCTGGCGGCAGGTCCAGCATGGCGAAAGAGTGGTTCTCACCGCCGTGTTGGCAACCGTTGCGACGCCTTATGGCTACAGTTACGACACGGTCGGTCTTGCCGTCGCCGTCGCCTACCTGTTTTCGAGGCGCGCCAACATAGCTCGGCTTTTCCTGGCGCTGGTCTGGCTCTACCCTGCCATCGCGCATCTGGTGAACTTTGTCGGGCTCGGCATCGGCATCTTGGTGCCATTGTCCCTGTCGGCATGGATGCTTGCCGACATAAGAGCCCGTGAACGCGGCCCCCTTGTTTCCACGGCGATAGACGGCCAGACATCATAA
- a CDS encoding alpha-ketoglutarate-dependent dioxygenase AlkB family protein, with amino-acid sequence MLVLPKGVRHMPAYLSRTVQEALIEEVRSIVQQAPLFVPAMPRTGKEMSVRMTNCGPLGWVTDKERGYRYQPMHPLTGEPWPPIPEGLLDLWRQVSGYPNPPEACLINFYTADAKMGLHQDRDEADFSAPVVSVSLGDDCLFRVGQATREGATKSFRLKSGDVVVLGGEGRLAFHGVDRIYPSTSALLKNGGRINLTLRRVTKPHESPV; translated from the coding sequence ATGCTCGTTCTGCCCAAGGGCGTCCGCCACATGCCGGCCTATCTCTCCCGCACCGTGCAGGAGGCGCTAATCGAGGAAGTGAGGAGCATCGTCCAGCAGGCCCCGCTGTTCGTGCCGGCCATGCCGCGCACCGGCAAGGAGATGAGCGTGCGCATGACCAATTGCGGCCCGCTCGGCTGGGTCACCGACAAGGAGCGCGGCTATCGCTACCAGCCGATGCATCCGCTGACCGGAGAGCCATGGCCGCCGATCCCCGAGGGCCTGCTCGATCTCTGGCGGCAGGTGTCGGGCTATCCGAATCCGCCGGAGGCCTGCCTGATCAATTTCTACACGGCCGACGCGAAGATGGGCCTGCACCAGGATCGCGACGAGGCCGATTTCTCGGCACCCGTCGTCTCCGTCTCGCTGGGTGATGATTGCCTGTTCAGGGTCGGCCAGGCGACGCGCGAGGGCGCCACCAAGTCGTTCAGGCTGAAGAGCGGCGACGTCGTCGTGCTCGGCGGTGAGGGCCGTCTCGCCTTCCATGGCGTCGACCGCATCTACCCCTCGACCTCGGCACTGCTGAAGAACGGCGGCAGGATCAATCTGACGCTGCGGCGGGTGACGAAGCCACACGAGAGCCCCGTATAA
- the lysM gene encoding peptidoglycan-binding protein LysM: MGMFDFVKSVGKKLGIGGDEEAAPTADTLKKELDSHKLGTDGVQVVVQGDTAVLKGVVKDQSIFEKAVIAVGNTLGVSKVQADELQVAPEAGKAAAPAKDPTFYTVQKGDNLWKIAEKSYGKGQGAKNTAIFEANRPMLTHPDKIYPGQVLRIP; encoded by the coding sequence ATGGGCATGTTCGATTTCGTCAAGAGCGTCGGCAAGAAACTGGGCATTGGCGGCGACGAGGAAGCCGCACCCACGGCCGACACGCTCAAGAAGGAGCTCGATTCACACAAGCTCGGCACCGATGGCGTGCAAGTCGTCGTTCAGGGCGACACGGCGGTGCTGAAGGGCGTGGTCAAGGACCAGTCGATCTTCGAAAAGGCGGTCATTGCCGTCGGCAACACGCTCGGCGTCTCCAAGGTCCAGGCTGACGAATTGCAGGTCGCGCCCGAGGCGGGCAAGGCAGCTGCCCCGGCCAAGGATCCGACCTTCTACACCGTGCAGAAGGGCGACAACCTCTGGAAGATCGCCGAGAAAAGTTACGGCAAGGGCCAGGGTGCCAAGAATACCGCCATCTTCGAGGCCAACAGGCCGATGCTGACCCACCCCGACAAGATCTATCCAGGCCAGGTGCTGCGCATCCCCTGA
- the arfB gene encoding alternative ribosome rescue aminoacyl-tRNA hydrolase ArfB: MPIDDNIIISGEAVIHPGDLHEDFIRSSGPGGQNVNKVATAVQLRFDAANAAGLSERVRARTIKLAGQRATKDGVIVIEAGRFRTQEQNRADARARLTALVAKAAEPPPPPRKKTRPSKGAVERRLKGKAGRGTIKKLRGRVEND; this comes from the coding sequence ATGCCGATCGACGACAACATCATCATATCAGGCGAAGCCGTGATCCACCCGGGCGACCTGCACGAGGATTTCATCCGCTCGTCCGGTCCCGGCGGCCAGAACGTCAACAAGGTGGCGACAGCCGTGCAACTGCGCTTCGACGCGGCCAACGCGGCCGGCCTGTCGGAACGCGTGCGCGCGCGCACGATCAAGCTTGCCGGCCAGCGCGCCACCAAGGACGGCGTCATCGTCATCGAAGCCGGGCGCTTCCGCACCCAGGAGCAGAACCGGGCGGACGCCCGGGCAAGGCTGACAGCACTGGTCGCCAAGGCCGCCGAGCCGCCACCGCCGCCACGCAAGAAGACGCGGCCGTCGAAAGGCGCGGTGGAGCGGCGGCTGAAGGGCAAGGCTGGACGCGGCACGATCAAGAAGTTGCGCGGCCGGGTGGAGAACGATTAA
- a CDS encoding phosphoenolpyruvate carboxykinase has product MSEVGKRNPACPIDRIGLKTTGTVRYNFGAAALYEDSIRRGEARLTAHGALVAETGQHTGRSPKDKFVVRDAATEAHVWWDNNKAISPAQFETLFADFLAHAADKDLYVQDLVGGADAELKLPTRVITEFAWHSLFIRNLLIRPNKAELEEFVPEMTIIDLPSFRADPTRHGSRTVTVIAVDLTRKIVLIGGTSYAGEMKKSVFTMLNYLLPQKGVMPMHCSANEGPAGDAAVFFGLSGTGKTTLSADPSRTLIGDDEHGWGPHGIFNFEGGCYAKTIKLSAEAEPEIFATTQRFGTVLENVVLDADGVPDFNDGRLTENTRCAYPLDFIPNASKTGRANHPKNIIMLTADAFGVMPPIARLTPAQAMYHFLSGYTAKVAGTEKGVTEPEATFSTCFGAPFMPRHPSEYGNLLRELIASQGADCWLVNTGWTGGAYGTGKRMPIKATRALLAAALDGSLKNGEFRTDANFGFQVPVAVPGVDSAILDPRSTWADKPAYDRQAARLVGMFAVNFEKFEPHVDATVMGAAPRMQEAAE; this is encoded by the coding sequence ATGTCGGAAGTCGGCAAACGCAATCCTGCTTGCCCGATCGATCGTATCGGCCTGAAAACCACCGGTACGGTGCGCTACAATTTCGGTGCGGCCGCCCTTTACGAGGACTCGATCCGGCGCGGCGAGGCCCGACTGACCGCACATGGCGCGCTGGTGGCCGAGACCGGCCAGCACACCGGCCGTTCGCCCAAGGACAAGTTCGTCGTTCGCGACGCCGCCACAGAGGCGCATGTCTGGTGGGACAACAACAAGGCGATCTCGCCGGCGCAGTTCGAGACGCTGTTCGCCGATTTCCTTGCCCACGCCGCGGACAAGGATCTCTATGTGCAGGACCTGGTCGGCGGTGCCGATGCGGAGCTGAAATTGCCCACCCGGGTGATCACTGAATTTGCCTGGCACTCGCTGTTCATCCGCAATCTGCTGATCCGTCCGAACAAAGCTGAACTCGAAGAGTTCGTGCCGGAGATGACAATCATCGACCTGCCGTCCTTCCGCGCCGACCCCACCCGTCACGGCAGCCGCACCGTAACGGTGATCGCCGTCGATCTCACCCGCAAGATCGTGCTGATCGGGGGCACCTCTTATGCCGGCGAGATGAAGAAGTCGGTGTTCACCATGCTCAACTATCTCCTGCCGCAGAAGGGCGTGATGCCGATGCATTGCTCGGCCAATGAGGGGCCGGCCGGTGACGCCGCCGTCTTCTTCGGGCTTTCCGGAACCGGCAAGACGACGCTGTCGGCCGATCCGTCGCGCACGCTGATCGGCGACGACGAACATGGCTGGGGTCCGCATGGCATCTTCAATTTCGAAGGCGGCTGCTACGCCAAGACGATCAAGCTGTCGGCCGAAGCCGAGCCGGAGATCTTCGCCACCACGCAGCGCTTCGGCACCGTGCTGGAAAATGTCGTGCTCGACGCGGACGGCGTGCCGGACTTCAATGATGGCCGCCTCACGGAAAACACCCGCTGCGCCTACCCGCTCGACTTCATCCCCAATGCCTCGAAGACCGGGCGCGCCAATCATCCGAAAAACATCATCATGCTGACCGCCGACGCCTTCGGTGTGATGCCGCCGATCGCGCGGCTGACCCCGGCGCAGGCGATGTATCATTTCCTCTCCGGCTACACGGCCAAGGTGGCCGGAACCGAAAAGGGCGTCACCGAGCCCGAAGCGACGTTCTCGACCTGTTTTGGCGCTCCCTTCATGCCGCGTCATCCGTCGGAATACGGCAATCTGCTGCGCGAACTTATCGCCAGCCAAGGCGCCGATTGCTGGCTGGTCAACACCGGCTGGACCGGCGGCGCCTACGGCACCGGCAAGCGCATGCCGATCAAGGCGACGCGCGCTTTGCTTGCCGCCGCACTCGACGGCTCGCTGAAGAACGGCGAATTCCGCACCGATGCCAATTTCGGGTTCCAAGTGCCGGTGGCCGTGCCAGGCGTCGACAGCGCCATTCTCGATCCGCGCTCGACCTGGGCCGACAAGCCTGCCTATGACCGGCAGGCGGCAAGACTGGTCGGCATGTTCGCCGTCAACTTCGAGAAATTCGAGCCGCATGTCGATGCAACAGTCATGGGCGCGGCGCCCCGCATGCAGGAAGCGGCGGAGTAG
- a CDS encoding response regulator transcription factor has protein sequence MATIALVDDDRNILTSVSIALESEGYRVETYTDGASALEGLAARPPNLAILDIKMPRMDGMELLRRMRQKSDLPVIFLTSKDDEIDELFGLKMGADDFIRKPFSQRLLVERVRAVLRRASAREAAAKAPSQQARSLERGQLVMDQERHTCTWKGEPVTLTVTEFLILHSLAQRPGVVKSRDALMDSAYDEQVYVDDRTIDSHIKRLRKKFKAVDDDFEMIETLYGVGYRFREA, from the coding sequence ATGGCAACAATCGCGCTTGTCGATGACGACCGCAACATTCTGACGTCGGTGTCGATCGCCCTCGAATCCGAGGGATATCGCGTCGAGACCTACACGGATGGTGCGTCCGCGCTGGAAGGCCTGGCGGCACGTCCGCCAAATCTTGCCATCCTCGACATCAAGATGCCGCGCATGGATGGCATGGAGCTCTTGCGCCGGATGCGCCAGAAGTCCGACCTGCCGGTGATCTTCCTGACCTCCAAGGACGACGAGATCGATGAATTGTTCGGCCTCAAGATGGGCGCCGACGATTTCATCCGCAAACCGTTCTCGCAGCGTCTGCTGGTCGAGCGGGTGCGCGCCGTGCTGCGCCGTGCCAGTGCCCGCGAGGCTGCGGCAAAGGCGCCCAGCCAGCAGGCCCGCTCGCTCGAGCGCGGCCAGCTCGTCATGGACCAGGAACGCCACACCTGCACCTGGAAGGGCGAACCGGTGACGCTCACCGTCACCGAATTCCTGATCCTGCATTCGCTGGCGCAGCGCCCCGGTGTCGTAAAAAGCCGTGATGCGCTGATGGATTCGGCCTATGATGAACAGGTCTATGTCGATGACCGCACGATCGACAGCCACATCAAGCGGCTGCGCAAGAAGTTCAAGGCTGTCGACGACGACTTCGAGATGATCGAAACCCTTTACGGAGTCGGATACCGGTTCCGCGAAGCGTGA
- a CDS encoding sensor histidine kinase has product MAVEAQRTRPTGAARRPSRIMPSFVSKITVPMRRFLGHHIFSSLTRRILFLNLAGLAVLVTGILYLNTFRDGLIDARVESLMTQGEIIAGAIAASATVETDSISIDPEKLLELQAGESLGPGSDQLDNLDFPINPERVAPVLRRLISPTRTRARIYDRDANLLLDSRHLYSRGQILRYDLPPVEEEQPDLVERVQKFIFDFFRNTDLPVYHEQPGGNGAAFPEVVKALTGSPSTIVRVSEQGEQIVSVAVPIQRFRAVLGVLMLSTEGGDIDKIVAAERKAILRVFGIAALVTAILSMLLASTIANPLRRLSAAAVRVRRGVKNREEIPDFSDRQDEIGNLSIAVRDMTNALYARIEAIESFAADVSHELKNPLTSLRSAVETLPLAKNDNSRSRLMDIIQHDVRRLDRLITDISDASRLDAELAREDAGTVDLKKFITDLVAVSREATRNKKAVEIELKVAKLPQGVKGYIVVGHDLRIGQVVTNLIENARSFVPEDHGHISLSLARAGKFNILTVDDNGPGIRADNIDRIFERFYTDRPAGEAFGQNSGLGLSISRQIVEAHGGTLTAENIPGTKPGEIKGARFVVTLPAEA; this is encoded by the coding sequence ATGGCAGTGGAAGCACAGCGAACAAGACCGACGGGCGCCGCCAGGCGGCCGTCGCGCATCATGCCGTCCTTCGTGTCGAAAATCACGGTGCCGATGCGCCGCTTCCTTGGCCATCACATCTTTTCCAGCCTGACGCGGCGCATCCTGTTCCTCAACCTTGCCGGCCTGGCCGTGCTGGTCACCGGCATCCTCTACCTCAACACCTTCCGCGACGGGCTGATCGATGCCCGCGTCGAAAGCCTGATGACGCAGGGCGAGATCATCGCCGGCGCGATCGCCGCATCGGCGACGGTCGAGACGGACTCGATCAGCATCGACCCGGAAAAGCTGCTTGAGCTGCAGGCCGGCGAAAGCCTTGGACCGGGCTCGGACCAGCTCGACAATCTCGACTTTCCGATCAATCCCGAACGTGTCGCGCCGGTGCTGCGGCGGCTGATCTCGCCGACCCGGACGCGCGCCCGCATCTATGACCGCGACGCCAATCTGCTGCTCGATTCGCGCCATCTCTATTCGCGCGGCCAGATCCTGCGCTACGATCTGCCGCCGGTGGAGGAGGAACAGCCCGACCTTGTCGAGCGCGTCCAGAAGTTCATCTTCGACTTCTTCCGCAACACCGACCTGCCGGTCTATCACGAGCAGCCGGGCGGCAACGGTGCCGCCTTCCCGGAAGTGGTCAAGGCGCTGACCGGCAGCCCGTCGACCATCGTGCGGGTCTCGGAACAGGGCGAGCAGATCGTCTCGGTGGCGGTGCCGATCCAGCGCTTCCGCGCCGTTCTCGGCGTCTTGATGCTGTCGACCGAAGGCGGTGACATCGACAAGATCGTCGCCGCCGAGCGCAAGGCGATCCTGCGCGTGTTCGGCATCGCGGCACTCGTCACCGCCATCCTGTCGATGCTTCTGGCCTCGACCATCGCCAATCCGCTGCGCCGGCTGTCGGCGGCGGCGGTGCGGGTCAGGCGCGGCGTCAAGAATCGCGAGGAGATCCCCGACTTTTCCGACCGCCAGGACGAGATCGGCAATCTGTCAATCGCCGTGCGTGACATGACCAACGCGCTCTATGCCCGTATCGAGGCGATCGAGAGCTTCGCCGCCGATGTTTCACATGAATTGAAGAACCCGCTGACGTCACTGCGCAGCGCGGTGGAAACCTTGCCGCTGGCCAAGAACGACAATTCGCGCAGCCGGCTGATGGACATCATCCAGCATGACGTCCGGCGGCTGGACCGGCTGATCACCGACATCTCCGACGCCTCCCGTCTCGACGCCGAACTCGCGCGTGAGGATGCCGGGACGGTGGACCTGAAGAAATTCATCACCGACCTCGTCGCCGTGTCGCGCGAGGCCACGCGCAACAAGAAGGCGGTTGAGATCGAACTCAAGGTCGCCAAGCTGCCGCAGGGCGTCAAAGGCTATATCGTTGTCGGCCATGATCTGCGCATCGGCCAGGTCGTCACCAATTTGATCGAGAATGCGCGCTCCTTCGTTCCCGAGGACCATGGCCATATCAGCCTGTCGCTGGCGCGCGCCGGCAAGTTCAATATCCTCACCGTCGACGACAATGGTCCAGGCATCCGCGCCGACAACATCGACCGCATCTTCGAACGCTTCTACACCGACCGGCCAGCCGGCGAGGCGTTCGGCCAGAATTCGGGGCTTGGCCTGTCGATCTCCAGGCAGATCGTCGAGGCCCATGGCGGCACGCTGACCGCCGAGAACATTCCCGGCACCAAGCCCGGCGAGATCAAGGGCGCGCGCTTCGTCGTGACGCTGCCCGCCGAAGCATGA